The Ictalurus punctatus breed USDA103 chromosome 17, Coco_2.0, whole genome shotgun sequence sequence AAGTAAACATGTGTACAGGCATGACAACCGTCATTTAATCTTACTGCACTGACTGGAATTACTATAGATATCacttttttattccattttccCTCAACACGCTTCATCCCACTCGCTCCTCACGGATATTCCCATTATTAACGTTGTTCCTTGAATTTGTTTGAAGTTAGCGCGCTAGCATCTTCCTTTAAGTGGATTTAATACAGCTGTCTCAGTGTACACATCATTTTAAACACCTCGTTAATCACCTTTGACTAATGTTCATTTTTATCCTTATAATaactcaaataaaacacaaatccGCCGGTAATGTTACATCACTCACCATCCTGACACCGAGGCAGGGCGCCCGCCGTCGCACATTATACACGTCACTGCAGGACCGGAAGCGAAGTCCGCCTTAACGCCGAGATACAGTTATAACTAACTTACGACGTTTTCTCttattatatattgttataaatataatacatataatttgtgtttatattACTGTATCTGATTTGAAGTGTGTTGTTTTACtaagcttttaattttttttttatatataggtCTAACAACTACAAATACCATAAACACCCACTATACAGTCTAGTTAGCATCCGGCTAATATTCGCACATTAAATAGTTtcctgttatatatatatatatatatatatatatatatatatatatatatatatatatatatatatatatatatatatatatataatgaatatatattatgaatatcaataatatgcaaataaacaaagaaaagtaaaaatcaataaaaatactCAAATCTTCTGCTAGTCATTACCGCAGTGAAATGTTAAGTCCTGTGCTCCTCTACTTACTTTTCAGAGtgtactaaaataataataacataaaatcACTACTTTTTAGAtctttaataacaacaacaacaacaacaacaacaactagaatatataaaacaaacagaaaatattGTATAGCACAAATCTAGATACAGTTTGGGACACACAGTATACtatgtttaaaataatcatcatcataataataatcagacaATTCTACAATGACATTCtttgttctttatttgtttatttttttgtccagGAAGGCGTGCTACAATTTACAGCTAGAACTCAAGCCATGTGTTCAGGCCatttcacacttttttgttttcagttgCTCAGAAAAAAATCTACGTAATATACAATCATACGCAAACggttgtgtgtgcatgtgagttaTCTGATACTCATAACGTTCATGAAACTAACTGAACAAATCATTAGCATATAAAAGCATTGAGGACAGAGATGCAGAGGACCTGAAGATCTCCACCTGGTGATCTGTTAAGGTCACTTTATAAATGTCAGACACGTTGGACAGCAACTCGTTAAACGATTCATCAGttaaatgattataaatgatTTATAACGAAGGTCTGTAATAATCCACGTTAATCTTTAAACCGTGAAGTGCTGCTGCAGGAGGAAGAAGCTCCACGTCTCCACACCGGCGagtttcactgtttgtatcTGCCGAGATGTTCTCTGGATATGATGAGCCTCTGGATCTGGGCGGTGCCTTCATAAATCTGAGGAAAGGAACAAAAAAAGGATTTGTGAAATAAAGATGGAAATAAGGTAAACACGTAGGCATCTGGTGTAAATGTGTGAGACACAGTGATGCAGTGAAAAGCGAGCCGTtgttctggaaggttctctCGCTGACCTGATAGATCTTGGCATCTCTCATCAGTTTCTCGACAGGATACTCGCTGTTGAATCCGTTTCCTCCGAATATCTGCACGGCGTCACACGCCACCTGATTAGCGATGTCTCCAGCGTAGGCCTTAGCAATGGAGGCGTAGTAGGTGTTCTTCCTGCCCTCGTCCACTTCCCATGCTGCTCTCTGATAGGCCAGTCGGGCGAGCTCCACCTTCATCGCCATCTCGGCCAGCATGAACGATACGGCCTGGTGCTGCGGCACGGGGAAAAGAGGTCAtcagaaatacattttcaacatGGCCTCCTCCTTCCTACATGTGCACTACACTGTGgggctttcacacacacacacacacacacacacacacacacacacatctcataaCAGCTTAGAAATAGTTATTGTAATACTAAAATCaacactaataaaataattaaaagtttaaGTTTAATTCTTACTCACTCAGTAAAAAtggatcatttatttaaaacacgTCTTCTTACTAAACTAAAATgctacaataatataatatagtacacATTATTAAGTTTTTGATTGTAATAtagtattttaatattaatatatatgaataCTTTTCATatgaatgatgtgtgtgtgtgtgtatatatatatagatatatatataaaaatgttagaGACAGTTCAGTACCTCGGCGAGAAACCGACCAAAAGTTTTTCTCTCTAGTGAATATTTAGTTGCTTCATCCAGCGCTCTCTGTGCGAGACCCACCGCTCCTGCAGCAACCTGAAACACGGAGATAAaggtgttataataataatgattcatTAATATAATCATTAGCATATAATAAACTGATAAACCTGTCATTTGTCACTCGAGCACACACgtagccccgccccttttccCAGTGCCACGGTAACAAATCTGATAGAAGTACTGATTTATAATCAGGACAATACTgaccacagaaaaataaaaaagtgtgcgtgttaagatattttaaacagagttaaattaaattaaacacaggacagtcttACAGGAGGGCGTGTCTTGTCGAAGGCTCCCATGGCGATTTTAAACCCCGCCCCCTCTCCGATCAGCACATTCTCTTTAGGGATCCTGACATCCTCGAAGGTGATGCCGCGAGTGTCGGAGCACCTCTGCCCCATATTCATCTCCTGCACACGGGGACAAAAATAACAACACCATGTAGATAATAAACACTGAACTCAAAAATCATTCATGTATTCAAAGTAGTACAGGACCTCCGTCATAGTAAGCCCCGCCCAGTCGCTTTACGGCACGTCAGCCCCGCCCCGCCAGGTCGCTTTACGGCACATCAGCCCCGCCCCGCCAGGTCGCTTTACGGCACATCAGCCCCGCCCCGCCAGGTCGCTTTGCGGCACATCAGCCCCGCCCCGCCAGGTCGCTTTGCGGCACATCAGCCCCGCCCCGCCAGGTCGCTTTGCGGCACATCAGCCCCGCCCCGCCAGGTCGCTTTGCGGCACATCAGCCCCGCCCCGCCCGGTCGCTTTGCGGCACATCAGCCCCGCCCCGCCAGGTCGCTTTGCGGCACATCAGCCCCGCCCCGCCAGGTCGCTTTGCGGCACATCAGCCCCGCCCCGCCAGGTCGCTTTGCGGCACATCAGCCCCGCCCCGCCCGGTCGCTTTTCGGCACATCAGCCCCGCCCCGCCAGGTCGCTTTGCGGCACATCAGCCCCGCCCCGCCAGGTCGCTTTGCGGCACATCAGCCCCGCCCCGCCCTGCCAGGTCGCTTTGCGGCACATCAGCCCCGCCTGGTCGCTTCACATCCAGATGCTAGTGCAAACGCCTGCCCTTATACACCTGCAACATGCTGAGCACCAACACACAATTAATTCACTAAACGATGTCCGATATATTGATTtatataccatggtctgtctgaatactcgattctgattggcaggaaggtgtgcgttcaaaCTGTACAAGGTAGTCGCAGACGCAGaatattctcacacacactctctctctctctctaataactatttattataattcattcaaataaatgtaacttatcgcactactttatctccgtgtatgatttagagcaggTGGAATTCTAGCTCTAACGATCCGGATATACAATAACTACCCAGAATTAACCCTTATTTTGATCTTTCCAGTCAAATTCTGTGCTGCactgacagctttaacttgtgAGTGCTGGAGAGCGAGTACGGTGTAAGCAGGATAATCCATGTTCAAAATcatttaatgcacacctagccgtgcattattccttacttatataGAGCAGGTCACACATCTGGAATAAAAAGTTCTCACCTTCCTGCCGATCTGAATTCCAGGAGTGTCGACGTCCACGATGAAGCCTGTGAAAGCTTTACTGGCCGGGcatttagggtcagggttagtaCGAGTCAACAGGAAAtacctacactcacacacacacacacacacacacacacacacacacacacaatattacaaCGTTAACAAACTGTGTACCACAAAACAGCCCACATGAAACTTGTTTCAGACTGAACCCACATACACACGTCTTAAATACAGTGATAAAGTCGGACTGAACGTGGATTTCAGAAATATTCATTGTTCAGAAGAAAAGAAGGATGATTTTACATCACacctaaaaataaaatcaggttTGGGTACAAAGACCCAAACAGCAAGACTTCCTCAAATCActtatgaataataattagGTACACAATTAGCAtgaattttatattatttattagcaTTGGTGACGCAAGCAGCGTTCGGAGTGTGACACTGCCCCCTAGTGACAGAACTCTTCCTCTCCCTATATTAAGTGATGAGGAGTGTGGGTGCTAAAGGCTTGTGAAACACAGCTGTGCTTCTAAAGTCTTGAGTCAGGTCACTAAAATCCCGACGTGCATTTTTGACTTCACGTAAACATTATGTAAATTTGTCCATCACCAGACCACCGGACCTCCGGACCTCCGGACCACCGGACCACGCCCTGAACCAGTGAACGCACCAGTTTGCTTTTCCTCCGTTGGTGATCCACATCTTCTGTCCGTTGACGATGTACTCGTCTCCTTTCTTCTCAGCACGAGTCTTTATTCCTGCCACATCAGAGCCTGCGCCGGGTTCAGTTACACAGTACGcctttaccacacacacacgcagtgattacacacacagcagcactgTACAGAGTGCATTATTAATGATCGGTACTGAATCGGGTCTGAACGTGTGTGTAGTGAATGTGTAAACAGTGTAGAGTGTATTTTCACTTACACACATCAGCGGCTCCTCAGTCATCCTGCccaaatatttcttcttctgTTCATCGGTACCGGCGATAATGACGGGCATTTGCTGCGAGAACAGAAGTATATAGATTTCATTTAGAAATCACAGATTAAAGGAGCAATAGTTGGTATTTTTAATTCCTTTTTTCTGACTTCTTATTAAAAAACCCTGGAAGATACGCAGAACATAATGAAACATGATGGATTGTGTTCACCTCATTTTATAGATACTACTCTACTGGCTACCATAGGTCCTCAGGGTGGAGCTTACTTGTGGGGATGGAGCTCTTTGGGAAAGGGGGAGTGGCTTAAAttagttaaaaaagaaaaatcaaaatgtcaAACCTACCTAATCTAATCCTGATAAAAAAGCTAATCTTACCTCACTTTAATAAGATACGAGAAACACATACCACGTTCACAAATGCTTTAATAAAGGAAACGTGTGATTATTAAAGAATAACCGTACGTTATGTTTATAAGTGTACACGTTATTCCTGCTGAGCTGTAACTCACGCCGAGAGAGTTGGCCTCGATGGCGGTCTGAACCCCCGTGCAGCCGTACGCCAGCTCCTCCGTGATCAGACACGAGTCAAAGCTGGACAACCCCAGCCCTCCTGTAAATATACAACAGTGTGATGAATTCATATgaacgtacgtgtgtgtgtgtgtgtgtgtctgtgtgtgttaaccCACCGCAGTCCTCTGGGATGTGAGAGTTCATCAGGCCGAGCTCCCAAGCCCTCCTGATCAGAGGAAACGGATACTGCACAGGAGAGGAGAACGTTTAAGAACACATTAAGgttgtgtctcaggtggtagagcgggttgtccactaatcgcagggttggcagtttgattcccatgaccccacatgactccacatgaccccacatgaccccacatgactccacatgtgtGTCTTGcccaagtgtccttgggcaagacactgaaccccaggttgatcccaatggcaagttagcaccttgcatggcagctctactaccatgggtgtgtgtgtgtgtgtgtgtgtgtgtgggtgggtgggtgaatgagacacagtgtaaagcgctttggataaaagcgctttataagtgcagaccatttacatcaGGAACACATctagaggggtgtgtgtgtgtgtgtgtgtgtgtgtgtgtgtactcacttcACCGCTCTTGTCATAGTCTGCAGCCACAGGGACGATCTCCTCTCGCGCAAACTTCCGGGCCAGTTCCTGGAATTCCTTCTGCTGCTCTGTCAGATCTGTCCATCACAGAGGAGAGgatgaaagagtgtgtgtggaacagGGAGTCgaggccctctagtggccaGCTGCGGTATCGATTTTAACCCTGCCACTCATGTTAGCCAGTGGAACAGACCATCGTCCTTTTAAGTTACATCTCCACCAAAGCTTTTGAGGAACCGTGTGGACCGTGATATCTCCCTCTAAATGTTTTTACTCAGGATAAACCTGTTCTACAGGACTTGTTCCTGATATACAAGTTTGTGCCGAGTGTAAATGATGCTGTTTATATTTTAAGTCAGTACAATATATTAGCTACTTCTACCTACATTACTGTGTTAAAACGAAGATAACGTCAGCTCACTAGCAAACCGCAGCTCCGTCAGTCATCTAAACTCTTATTAAATCAATATCACTGTGGGAACTATACCACTATAGCTtagtgttttacattttaatcaaTAACACGCTACTAAAGCTGCACTTCAagtgatgtacacacacacacaccataattTACATCAGTGAGTGAATGGGCCGGTGCTGTTcactcacatatacagtatacagtgtgtgtgtgtgtgtgtgtgtgtgtgtgtgtgtgtggtgaaggtACCGAAGGAGAACCCAGCATTAGAACTCTTCACTACAGTCGCTGCCCGAGCTGCACCACTGCTGAACCTCAACCCCGTCTGCACACCAGCCTttaacacctacacacacacacacaaagaactaTTAGTCAcatcatacaatatatttttcatatcAAGGGGTCATATCACGATTTTTAAAGTTAATTacgttgtttgtttatttatacactttaacattaaaaaaccacattatttgttaaatactgtacattactgCAGCGCCTCTATTCCCCGCCTCCTAAAAcactcccacttcccaaaagcCCCTCCTTCAGAAAAGTCCAGTGTtttctgattggccagttgACCCGTtgcattgtgattggccaaaagccTCACGAGTGTGTCGGGGAAAAGTAATGCCTCATAGCATTAGCTTTAGCGTTAGCCGTAGCCTCCAAAACAATTCTAATCTCCTAAGCAACATGTGGTGGGTTTTACCGTATCAGTTCGAGTCCGATTCAGAAAATGCGGATGATCGAGCAGAAGCAAGTTTGCAAAGCATTGTGTCTCACCGTGGTAAGTTTTTATATTGTAATTCTCTCACCTTTCAGATACGATGTAAGTTTCCGACCCCGCCGGCGGGACTAACTGTACTGTACacagctcctgtgtgtgtgtcggtaCTCCTGCGATATATCTTTGAAAGCTAGCGTTTATTCTTGTGATTGGATTGATATAAACCGTCtaaagatacaatcacaacagcagctacaatcagcgtctctgtcagaccaccaacatacaaacacacatttactttagCTAGCAGCTTAGCAGAGGTCTACGACTGAGCCACAACACTAAACTCCGCATGTGAACAGTCAACAgagacttcataaaataatcaaacacacgTACAGCTTCTGATTCAGAAACACAAGACTGTCTGAGTAAAGTGGGAATTGCTCCAGTTTTCAGGAGTAGTCTTCGTGTGTAGCCTGCGTAGTTCTCGCGCAGATTCAGGAAGCCGTCCTGCGTAAACCGCACGGTGCACACGCAAACGCTCgggttgtactgctcaggaacagcgtcataaataaacagtaaccactGATTTCGTCTGTTTTCAGAAGGATAAACAAAGAGGTTTTGCTTTCGCACCGAAACACACAGCGTCTCTGCGACATGGCGCCTGAATTCACCGAAGCCCCGCCTTCTTTCTTCGCGCCTGCCTTTGGGCGGGATTGTGCTGATAGTGCACGCTGTGACGTAGAGAATTAACGGAAGTAAATCTGGACTTGGAACGAGGCGTTTCGGGCGGGTCTGGAGCAGTGCTCTCTGTCAGATAAAATAAACCCCTTTGGGGGAAAATTGGAGTTTATACTATGAGAAAATACAGTACACTCATAAACAGAAGCAAAACAGGAAGAATCCTGAAATGACCCCTTCAATGTCTTATACAGAACTGTACTGAGGAAACATGGTACATCTGTTCAGctcagacagactgacagacatgTAGAGTGAGACAGGTAGATTAATTAGTAAACAGAaagacatgcagacagacacagaggaacagacagacagatagacaggcaggcaggcagacagacagacagacagacatgtagaGTGAGACAGGTAGATTAATTAGTAAACAGAAAGACatgcagacagagacagaggaacagacaggcaggcaggaaggcagacagatagacaggcaggcaggcagacagacagacagacaggcagacaggcaggcaggcagacagacagacaggcagacagacaggcagacagacaggcagacagacagtcagCTCCTAGAGATATAATGACATTTCTTATGCAGTGAAGACAATGCTAACTCTAACACACTTTATTAACAGTCCATATTAAATACAGCTCCTCAAAACTTCCTGAAACTTTCGTTATTAATAAAATGCCTAAATATGACAGATCTGTGATATAATTCTACAGGAATGTGATTATAATGAagagatataaatataatattacataACATTTGGAATTAGCCAGATGCTAATCATGTAGCTGGCGTTAATAAAGTTCGCTATTTTGTTGTTTATCATGACTCGAGTATACCAGCTGTACTGATCATTCCCTCAGCTcctgtgtgtgattattaacTCTGTAATAAAGTTAGAATTCAGTATTTTACCTTACTGAACAACATTGTTGTGGTTTTCAGCGCGGAGCTCAATGTCGTCTTGAGATCCTGCTTTACTGGACGGACAGCTCTCCTCCAATCACAGCACGGGATTCAATCACGTGATTCCGCGTCACGTGACAAAGGTCACCTCAGTGACTTTTGCCCTAATTCCAGTTTCGCTATAAAaatagtattggcaccctgtccagggtgatccccgccctgtgccccatgctccctgggagaggctccaggttccccgcgaccctgaagaggataagcggtgtagaagatggatcgATACAAAATagaccattttat is a genomic window containing:
- the acadm gene encoding medium-chain specific acyl-CoA dehydrogenase, mitochondrial translates to MLFSKVLKAGVQTGLRFSSGAARAATVVKSSNAGFSFDLTEQQKEFQELARKFAREEIVPVAADYDKSGEYPFPLIRRAWELGLMNSHIPEDCGGLGLSSFDSCLITEELAYGCTGVQTAIEANSLGQMPVIIAGTDEQKKKYLGRMTEEPLMCAYCVTEPGAGSDVAGIKTRAEKKGDEYIVNGQKMWITNGGKANWYFLLTRTNPDPKCPASKAFTGFIVDVDTPGIQIGRKEMNMGQRCSDTRGITFEDVRIPKENVLIGEGAGFKIAMGAFDKTRPPVAAGAVGLAQRALDEATKYSLERKTFGRFLAEHQAVSFMLAEMAMKVELARLAYQRAAWEVDEGRKNTYYASIAKAYAGDIANQVACDAVQIFGGNGFNSEYPVEKLMRDAKIYQIYEGTAQIQRLIISREHLGRYKQ